Proteins found in one Sulfurovum xiamenensis genomic segment:
- a CDS encoding toxin-antitoxin system YwqK family antitoxin, translated as MKKEYYTGGQIRSEFIMDDDTGQNGIRKEYGYDGNVLAVVHIRSGVPHGLATGYDTKGRVLSKVNYINGKKDGLYEAYYPNGDVMVSYTYVNGVKEGPAQTYNKDGSINRRVIYRQDKIVN; from the coding sequence GTGAAAAAAGAATACTATACGGGTGGTCAGATACGCTCTGAATTTATTATGGATGATGACACGGGTCAAAATGGTATCCGTAAAGAGTATGGATATGATGGTAATGTACTTGCCGTTGTACATATACGTAGTGGTGTACCACATGGCCTTGCAACAGGGTATGATACAAAAGGTCGTGTACTTTCGAAAGTCAACTATATCAATGGGAAAAAAGACGGTTTGTATGAAGCCTACTATCCAAATGGTGACGTAATGGTATCGTACACCTATGTGAATGGTGTAAAAGAGGGGCCGGCCCAAACGTATAATAAAGACGGTTCTATAAATAGAAGGGTAATCTATCGTCAAGATAAAATCGTTAATTGA